ATATGAGCTCCTTTTTCTTTAGCATAACTTACTATCTGGTATGATTTCTTAGAGTATCTAGGGAAACTTACAGCTATTAAAACATCATCCTCATTTATCTTTACAACTTGTTCAAAAGCATCTCCCATATCTGTTCTTATAACATGAACACTGTCTAATATTATACCTAGATAAAATCCTAAATACTGAGCTATGGTAAATGAACTTCTCATTCCTACTATATAAATTCGCTTTGCTTTTAATATTCTATTTGATGCTTCTTCAAAAGCTTTTTCGTCAATTTCGTCTAAAGTGTCTTTTATGTTATCTATATCACTCTTTACTATTTTTTTAAGTATTGCAGAATCATCATTAAATTCCTTTATCATATCTACTCTTTGTACTGTTGTTAATTTATTTTTTATAAGTTCTTGAAGAGCATCTTGAAGTTTAGGATATCCAGAATATCCTAAGGCATTTGCAAATCTTACAACAGTAGATTCACTAACCCCTACCGTTTCTCCTAACTTACAAGCCGTCATAAATGCAACTTTATCGTAATTTTTTAATATATATTGTGCTATAAGTTTTTGTCCCTTACTAAACCTTGTATATTGTGATTGTATATGCGATATTAAATATTTGCTATCTTTTACTTCTTGCTTTGAATCTTTCATGATTTCTCCTTTGATTAAATAAATCTATAATTAATTTTTAAATTTTCTGTATATTGCAAAAATATTCTTTTACTATTAATATTATATCATCTTTTGCATAAATTTTAATATATTATGTGAAATATTTTTTATTTTTTGAAAACATTTTCTAATTAATCTGTTGTGCTAGTTATTTTACTACACATATTGAAATTACTACATAAAGTTTTTTACAAAGAATATAAACTATTCTAAACTCTAGTGTTTTAAATAATTAAATCCAACTAGCACAACGAGTTAATTATATATTAAATATATTCTTTTAATGATTTTACTTTATTTTCCAAATTACTCTCATTCTTTGATTCTATAATTCATGGTACTTATATCTGCTTTTCATATACATTTTATCTTTCTTATTTTCTAAATTACAAAAATATAAAAAGCTATGAAATTAAGTTTCTTCTAATTTCATAGCTTTTACATATTTAATCTATTAAATTAAATTCTACAACTGACTTAAATAAATCTCCATCTATATCTATCTCAAATCTACCACCTTGGGCATTTACTAAGTCTCTTGCAATAGCAAGACCTAACCCACTACCTTCAGTATTTCTAGACTCATCGGATCTTTTAAATCTTTCCATTATTTCTTCAGGGTCAAAATTTAATTCATAAGATGATATATTTTTCATTGTCAGTTTTACTTTATCATCCTCTTCAATTATATCAATATATACTCTAGTATTGTTAAGTGAGTATTTTGATATATTACTTAATAAGTTTTCAAGAACTCTATATAATTTTTTTCCATCTGCCATTATATAAGTCTTTTCTTCTGGTACTCTTAGCTTTAAATCTAAATTAGCATTTGATAACTTTTCTTCCATCTCACCTATAGCTTGTCTTAAAAGTTGAGTTATATCTATTTTTTCCATATTAAGCTCTAAGTTACCACTACTTGCCTTACTAGCTTCAAATAAATCTTCTATTAATACCTTTAATCTTTTAGACTTTGAATCTAATACATTTACATAATCTTTAATATGTTCAGGTTTTATATCCTCTTCTTTTTTTATTAATTCTATATAGTTAATTATAGAAGTTAAAGGTGTTTTTAAATCATGGCTTACATTAGTTATAAGTTCTGATTTTAATCTTTCACTTTTTAACTGATTATATATTGCCTTATCAAGACCTTCTCCTATATTATTTATATTTTCTGCTAAGTTGCTAAAATTATCATCACCTATAATATCTAGTTTATAATGTATGTCCCCACCTTTTATACGCTCAGTTCCTTCCATTATATAACTTAAGTACGATAGCTTTTTAATTAAGTAATAAACATATAGTACAACAATAGTTAAACTAAGTATTGGTCCAAATAAAAATAACAATAAAGTACTTCCAAATAAAAATCCTATAAACCAACCAATTGTTCCTACTCCTACACTTAATGCTGCTAATATTATAACTCTTTTAGCTAGTGGAATTGATTTTGTTACTTTATTAATATCCTTAAGTTGTTTCTTTCCTAATATTAATAATCTAACTATTAAACTAGTTTTTAATATTTCTATAGGTTTATCAAAGCTTTTTATTTCTTTTCTTAATATATAAGCTATTGCAAGTAAACCAAATATCCATATAAAAGTATATGCTAAATGTTCTAGTGAACCATAATAATAACCATAATATCCAGTTTCTATAGTTTCAAGTAAAATACATAGTAAACATATATCTAGTAAAAAATAAATCTCTAAAGGTATTATTTTATAAAGTTTTAAGTAAAAACTATTTCTATCCAAAACTTCACATTTCATTTTTTTGTATATTACTATTGAAATTATAAATAATATTAAAGATATTATAGCTGATACTATTATAATTTTAAAATAAATTACTTCATTATCAAAATCATTTTTTATCTCTGAAACCTTATCGTAATAACCATAATTTTCAAAGTTTTGATTAATTGATATACATACTTCAAAATCATATAAATTGTAAGTTAAAACATCTCTTAATTCTTTATTTACATTTACCTTTTTAAATATCTCATCTTTGATTTGCTTGGTATAGCTAATAACATCATTATTAGATGATAAGTCTACATCACATTCACCTTTTATATTTTTCTTAAAGTCTTCTATACTTTTATAATTAGTATTAGAATAAACCTCATTAGTATCTTTATTTATAGCTATATATTTCATATTTTTTATATATGATAATTGTTTTTTGGCAGAATCTTTTGCTTTCTCATAATGCTCTTTAAATTCATAATTTCTATTATCATTTTCATCCATTATAGATGTACTTGTCCAATATAATAATGGTCTAATTAAAGCTTCATCGAAAGCTTTACTCTTGTAAAAATCATCTTCTATAAGCTTTTTATCCTCATGCATATAACTTGTCATAACACCTCTACTATTATTTATAATAAAGTTAAAAGCAGGTATCAGTGCTACTATTAATGACAAAGATATCATTGCTGTGATTAAAAAAGCAAATTTTAACTTTTTATTTTCTTTCATACTCTCTCCTTTTTAATTAAACAGTAAAATCTTATATAATAAAAAATTCAAAATTCCAATTATGCCTATTGTAAGCGCTAAATTTATGTTTATTAGCTTAAAGCATATTATTACCCCTAAAACTTGAGTAATCATAAACATAGCTAAAATAAAAATACAATTAAATATAAGGCTTTTATTTTTTAATATTTTCCCATTATAATTTTTCAATTTTATATCCAACGCCCCACACCACCTTTAAATACCTCGGTTCTTTCGGATTAATCTCAATTTTTTCTCTTATCCTTCTGATATGTACTGCAACAGTATTTTCAACATTAAAGCTTTCTTCATTCCATACTTTTTCGTATATCTCATCTATAGAAAATACTCTTCCTTTGTTAGATAATAATAACTTTAATATTTTAAATTCTATTGGAGTTATTTTTACAATTTCTCCATCAACTTTTACTTCCTTTGTTGATATATTAAGTTCAAGTCCTCCACTTTTTAATATATCTTTATTAAAATTATCATTATTATAGTTGCCTAGAGTAACATATCTTCTTAAGTTTGACTTAACTCTTGCTATAAGTTCTAATAAATTAAATGGTTTTGTTATATAATCGTCTGCACCTATATTTAATCCTATTATTTTATCTGTATCTTCA
The Romboutsia ilealis genome window above contains:
- a CDS encoding MurR/RpiR family transcriptional regulator codes for the protein MKDSKQEVKDSKYLISHIQSQYTRFSKGQKLIAQYILKNYDKVAFMTACKLGETVGVSESTVVRFANALGYSGYPKLQDALQELIKNKLTTVQRVDMIKEFNDDSAILKKIVKSDIDNIKDTLDEIDEKAFEEASNRILKAKRIYIVGMRSSFTIAQYLGFYLGIILDSVHVIRTDMGDAFEQVVKINEDDVLIAVSFPRYSKKSYQIVSYAKEKGAHIVSLTDSLFAPVASFTDNLLLVKSNMASFVDSLVPALSIANALIVSVGMKEKEDIKQHFDDLEAIWEKYSVYDK
- a CDS encoding sensor histidine kinase, with amino-acid sequence MKENKKLKFAFLITAMISLSLIVALIPAFNFIINNSRGVMTSYMHEDKKLIEDDFYKSKAFDEALIRPLLYWTSTSIMDENDNRNYEFKEHYEKAKDSAKKQLSYIKNMKYIAINKDTNEVYSNTNYKSIEDFKKNIKGECDVDLSSNNDVISYTKQIKDEIFKKVNVNKELRDVLTYNLYDFEVCISINQNFENYGYYDKVSEIKNDFDNEVIYFKIIIVSAIISLILFIISIVIYKKMKCEVLDRNSFYLKLYKIIPLEIYFLLDICLLCILLETIETGYYGYYYGSLEHLAYTFIWIFGLLAIAYILRKEIKSFDKPIEILKTSLIVRLLILGKKQLKDINKVTKSIPLAKRVIILAALSVGVGTIGWFIGFLFGSTLLLFLFGPILSLTIVVLYVYYLIKKLSYLSYIMEGTERIKGGDIHYKLDIIGDDNFSNLAENINNIGEGLDKAIYNQLKSERLKSELITNVSHDLKTPLTSIINYIELIKKEEDIKPEHIKDYVNVLDSKSKRLKVLIEDLFEASKASSGNLELNMEKIDITQLLRQAIGEMEEKLSNANLDLKLRVPEEKTYIMADGKKLYRVLENLLSNISKYSLNNTRVYIDIIEEDDKVKLTMKNISSYELNFDPEEIMERFKRSDESRNTEGSGLGLAIARDLVNAQGGRFEIDIDGDLFKSVVEFNLID
- a CDS encoding response regulator transcription factor — translated: MYNILVVDDDKEIVESIEIYLKNEGFNIFKAYNGIEALEILVEKEIHLILMDIMMPKLDGIKATIKIREEKNIPIILVSAKSEDTDKIIGLNIGADDYITKPFNLLELIARVKSNLRRYVTLGNYNNDNFNKDILKSGGLELNISTKEVKVDGEIVKITPIEFKILKLLLSNKGRVFSIDEIYEKVWNEESFNVENTVAVHIRRIREKIEINPKEPRYLKVVWGVGYKIEKL